The following coding sequences lie in one Spinacia oleracea cultivar Varoflay chromosome 1, BTI_SOV_V1, whole genome shotgun sequence genomic window:
- the LOC130462610 gene encoding uncharacterized protein, producing the protein MESDANVTRKTDLGWKHGYLADPKNKNDVTCKYCGKVAKGGINRLKQHLAGGYRNITECKKCPEHVREEIIEFMAQKKNARETIDMTHEHDMTDFDDEDEMLMGTEPTGKRKQNSTPTSNAKRAKQVGPMDAFFKSPSQSTAKQKTLNESYKKEQRKKACAEFSKWMYDAGIAFNALNYPSFKVAIDCITRAGIGMKPPSAYEARVPFLKQEVENTNEKMRNHRQEWLKTGCSVMSDGWTDRCGRTIINFLVNCSKGSMFLESIDASSYSKTGDKLFMLLSKVVEQVGESNVVQVISDNGSNFVAAGALLMAKYKHLYWTHSHH; encoded by the exons ATGGAGAGTGATGCCAATGTTACAAGAAAGACTGATTTGGGTTGGAAGCATGGGTATTTAGCTGATCCtaaaaacaaaaatgatgtGACATGCAAGTATTGTGGTAAAGTAGCCAAAGGTGGGATTAACAGGCTCAAACAACATCTAGCCGGTGGATATCGGAACATAACAGAGTGTAAGAAGTGTCCTGAGCATGTGAGAGAGGAGATCATTGAGTTCATGGCCCAAAAGAAGAATGCTCGAGAGACAATAGATATGACACATGAGCATGATATGACTGATTTTGATGATGAAGATGAGATGCTTATGGGAACTGAGCCAACAGGGAAAAGGAAACAGAATTCTACCCCAACAAGCAATGCTAAAAGAGCTAAACAAGTTGGACCAATGGATGCTTTCTTCAAGTCCCCCTCACAATCAACGGCCAAGCAAAAAACACTTAACGAATCatacaagaaagaacaaaggaAGAAGGCATGTGCTGAATTTTCTAAGTGGATGTATGATGCAGGAATAGCCTTCAATGCTCTCAATTATCCTAGCTTTAAAGTTGCAATTGATTGCATAACTAGAGCTGGAATTGGGATGAAGCCACCAAGTGCATATGAAGCAAGAGTTCCATTCTTGAAACAAGAAGTTGAAAACACtaatgagaaaatgagaaatcaCAGACAAGAATGGCTCAAAACAGGCTGTTCAGTAATGTCTGATGGCTGGACAGATAGGTGTGGAAGGACGATAATTAATTTCCTTGTTAATTGTTCAAAAGGAAGCATGTTCCTAGAGTCCATTGATGCATCAAGCTACTCAAAGACAGGAGATAAGCTATTTATGCTGCTAAGCAAAGTTGTGGAGCAAGTCGGAGAAAGTAATGTTGTGCAAGTTATATCTGATAATGGGAGCAATTTTGTGGCTGCTGGTGCACTGTTAATGGCTAAGTATAAGCATTT ATATTGGACGCATTCCCATCATTga
- the LOC110795400 gene encoding uncharacterized protein, translating into MMREFTKQRNLLRPAKTRFSTAFITLSSIHKQQDNLRKMFTSQEWRTSKWAKEPGGKRAADTILMPSFWNGTVYALKLSGPLVRALRLVDGERKPAMGYIYDAMDRAKEAISTSFNGNESKYSQVFEMIDKRWECQLHRPLHAAGHFLNPEFFYDNPQIEECEEVVSGLYECVLRLVPVVEKQDKIMQELTSYKEAHGLFGNPMAIRHRKSKAPAEWWACYGTSTPTLQHFAIKILSLTCSASGCERNWSTFEHIHTKKRNRLTQARLNSLVFVKYNRALLERYKLRDKIDPIALKDIDDSNEWLTGRTVEDAEDDLVFEEEEGLTWGQVASASGVHEERFNFRSRESRLGGGDVNTSGVSTQRHTIRQEEEEEEEEEEYDDEGYQSLDGDDLEGDAVFIAEDDDII; encoded by the exons ATGATGAGGGAATTTACTAAGCAAAGAAATCTGTTAAGGCCTGCAAAGACAAGATTCTCCACTGCTTTTATCACACTTTCATCCATTCACAAACAACAAGATAACCTAAGAAAGATGTTCACCTCTCAAGAATGGAGAACTAGTAAATGGGCTAAGGAACCTGGAGGGAAAAGAGCTGCTGATACCATTTTGATGCCTTCCTTTTGGAATGGAACTGTGTATGCATTAAAATTAAGTGGTCCTCTAGTTCGTGCACTTAGGTTGGTTGATGGAGAGAGAAAACCTGCCATGGGATATATATATGACGCAATGGACCGCGCTAAAGAAGCTATTTCAACATCATTCAATGGTAATGAGTCCAAGTACTCTCAAGTTTTTGAGATGATCGATAAGAGATGGGAGTGTCAACTACATCGCCCTTTACATGCTGCTGGACACTTCTTGAACCCTGAGTTTTTTTATGACAACCCTCAAATTGAAGAATGTGAAGAAGTGGTAAGTGGTTTGTATGAATGTGTTCTAAGGTTGGTCCCGGTCGTTGAAAAGCAAGATAAAATTATGCAAGAGCTTACATCTTACAAGGAAGCACATGGTTTGTTTGGTAATCCAATGGCTATTAGACACAGGAAAAGCAAGGCTCCAG CTGAATGGTGGGCGTGTTATGGTACTTCGACACCTACTTTACAACATTTTGCCATAAAGATTTTAAGCCTTACATGTAGCGCGTCAGGATGTGAGAGAAACTGGAGCACATTTGAGCAT ATTCACACCAAGAAGAGGAATAGGCTCACACAAGCTCGACTAAACTCCTTGGTGTTTGTTAAATATAATCGGGCATTGCTTGAACGATACAAGTTGCGTGATAAAATTGACCCAATAGCTTTGAAAGATATTGATGATTCTAATGAATGGTTGACTGGGAGGACAGTAGAAGATGCTGAAGATGATTTGGTATTTGAGGAGGAAGAGGGTCTTACATGGGGACAAGTTGCTAGTGCTTCTGGAGTACATGAAGAAAGATTTAACTTTAGATCAAGAGAAAGTAGGCTTGGAGGAGGTGATGTCAATACAAGTGGGGTTAGTACACAAAGGCATACCATAAggcaagaagaggaagaagaagaagaagaagaagaatacgACGATGAAGGCTATCAGTCACTGGATGGAGATGATTTGGAGGGTGATGCTGTTTTTATAGCTGAAGATGATGATATAATATGA